Genomic DNA from Epinephelus moara isolate mb chromosome 24, YSFRI_EMoa_1.0, whole genome shotgun sequence:
gaaaaaaagactaatGTCAAACTGAAAACTAAATCCAGACTCCAATGAAGTTCATATAAAAGGCACAGACAGTTTCACAGAAATAAAGACTGACTTAAGCCTAAAGTTAGCCACACTACCCACAGGCCAACTCTAAACTAAGACACGTTTACATGGCAACGGTCAGTGAGTGTGTTACGCACGCATTAGTTCTCTGGTTTTGAGCCTCACCCTGACTTCAACTGTATTTGGGATGTGATGTTTATATGAAACATGAGGAATCAGAGGAAAATATGGCTCATAGTGGTTTTCTAACAATGTTTTTGGGCGAGTAATGAGAGGGGATAGAGTTTCTAGAGCGCGCAGTAATCTGTTGGACATGAACAGAATAAACAGCCATTATTCATTTGCTAAAAACTATCCTGAATCTGAATGAGGAGCAAGAGGAGGTACTGAGCCCTGCTACATTACCAAGCCACATCATCTCAGCTCTGCTACTGCACTGTCTGCACtactgcaattttttttgtattctttaGAAAGTTTGCTGGATTTTCACAGTAACATGTCCTTGTAACTGTTAGTTTTTTTTCAAGAGGGCAAACATAGTCTGATAGagtaacaaaaaaatcactgttttcaGAAATTTGACTGGTATTTAAGATAACTACTACTTCTCCACTTAAGAGCTCTTTCAAATTGATCTGTTCAAAAGTCAGTCCAAATCAGAACACACACCACTGAGGTAATGaaggtacaaaaaaaacaaacaaacaaaaaaaacaccaacaacaacaaataaatgaaataaaattaaagtttgGCAAATAATTGCAGAGTTGACTTCTTACCTCAGCGCAGGTTGGGTGGATGCCGATGGTGCCGTCAAGCTGCTCCTTAGTAACACCACATTTCATGGCTGCGCCGAAGCCCTGCGTCACCTCTCCAGCATTTGGACCCAGATAGTGGAATCCAATGACTCGATCCTACAGCGTGACAGAGTTACAGCAACATGATCATTCACGTGACACAACAAGAGGGACAAGTTCCTGGATGCTACAGGCTCAGACTTGACATGATACTGCATGTAAAAGTAGTAACGATCGTACGTTATCCAGTTTGTTGCAGATGATCTTAGCGTAGCATCTGTTGTTGTCTCTGCCGGGCACAGTGAACTCCAGAGGCCAGAACAGACTGTGGAACACCTGAATACAGAAATACAGTGATGGCCACTTACAGTGTGAACAGTTAAGCCACATTAATATAAGCAATTAATAACATCAGCTCAACATTCAGTCACATTAATTATACTTAGATaggcatttttttgtgtgttcgaaccttaaacattaaaaataaggaTGTTCTGTTGTTGAACTAAATCTGCAGTCAGTCCTCTggctgcacagaggggctcatGTTACTGTAAAATATGTAATTATACACTACATTCTTTCTAGCTGGTATTCTGACCAATCTACATGCACAAACACGTCCATGTAACAGGCACATTAAGGCTGCAAGCATCATCTTGCAGGAAACCATAGAAAAAACTAATCTAACAGGATGAGTTCTTTAACTGGTCaaatgcagccacacacaccCCTCAGCCTATGTGAGAGCATAAACATTTACCAACATGCCTGATTGAGTCAGATATGTACAGACTTTAGAGACAAGTGAGGGGTTTCAAATTAAGGGGAAAGattgaaaaaatgtttgcagcTGAATCTATTCATGTAAACTGCACTGATTTTGAGAGGCTATATTATAAAGTAGAGCTCTGGTCTTGGAGATGCACTTAACACCAGCCTCTCAGAAGGTTCACACTCAGGTGACCCAGATAGATAAATTATTcagatgactgtgtgtgtgttacctcgAGGTTTTCGTCCCCGTAGAGCTCAGTGGCTTTCTCCTCTGACAGACCGCAGGAGCCATACTCCAGTGGGGTGAAGACAGTGGTGGGAACGTTGATGTAGTCACactgcacaaacatgcacaattAATTACTGTTTGTCGGGGGAAATTAAGTCTTGTGTTGGCACATGTCGCATAATATTCCAGTGATAACTGAAGGGTGGTGCATTTTACGGAAGGTTCCAGAGTATTTTAATAACCTACAGTAAATACAGCAGATCAGGTTTTCACGGAAGATTCAGAGAGTTACACCTGAGATCAAAAAAGGTATCAATGTCAAACTAAAAACTAATTCTTCTAATTCTATAATCCAAATTAAATACtaataaaaaaggcaaaaaactgtaaaagattCACCTGTTTTACTGCAGCACACCTAAATCATCACTTATGTTTCTgaatgtgacaaaaacagttCATTGGGGATCACCTGTGTGACAAGTGGGACTGGGGTTTTCTACATACTTCACTGATAAATTTCTCTTCAGGATACAACAAATCAATCACAcaattctatttttattctatttgcACATACcttttattacttatttttacTTCCTCTTTATCTGGACTTTTTTTCTatctttgtgctgctgcaacacctGACTTCCCCTTTGTCACTGTTATAGactgtgtgttttggtgtttggAGTTATTATTGTGGTGGTAGGTGGTAGTAAGTGTCTCCTAGTGCCAATGTACCTTGACTGTTGAGCCCCCATAGAGGCGTCGTGCCAGCAGCTTGCCAGCCTGGATGGCTACAGGTGTCAGCTCCCACTTGCCTTCCAGGATGTCTCCGACGGCGTAGATGTGGGGCACGCTGGTCTGCTCCTCATCGTTCACTGGAATTTTTCCGTTCCTGGAGGACGTAGGGAAAGGTCAGTGAGGAAGAACAaaccatactttattttttttatgccttTTTTGTACCAaagaattacatttattttggccAACAAAACAGTCCTAGAGAGCAGATTGTGATTAACAATCTTTACTCAGTGTTAGTATTTATTCCTACTTATTTGACATGTTGTAGGTAAACTGGATATTTAGCCAAAGGATCAACATAACAGCTGTGTATCCATCACAAGGCAGAAATCAATTCAAGCACCCCTGCGGTCATGTGGGGCAGGATGGAGAAACATAACTGTAGTATTATATAAGCCATATATTTACATTGTACAGCAGCAGAACAAGCAAACCTGCTGATGGCCCCTGAACCCAGTGAGTCCTCTGGCTGTGTGTCAGCTGAATCAGAATACTATAAAGGTCATAAGACTGGGTACATGTGACCCACTGAGTGCTCTTTTAAGCTGGCCTCATGCTGTCTTAATCCCTGCTGACCTCATAGGCTGAACCGTTCAGTCATTCACAAAACAGAGGCGAGACAGCATCCTCAAAGAAAAGGCcactttttcaatgtttctaATGTTGGAATAAATCATCAACTGCAAACATACAACTTTATAAGACAACTTTAACGCTGCTTTTCTAATTAAGGCATACTAAAAAGGACAATAGAAAATGCATGATGCAAACCATCAACCCAAACTGAGCCTAATTATATAATCTGATAATATAAAAGCAGACAATGTATCAAATGACACCAGCATGAAACGCTCTTAGATTTAGATAATTCATTTTATGGCATTACAAAGCAGCTGATACTCTGTACAGGACACCCCTCCTCTTTCCGTACCAAATCCCTCaacgcactcacacaccaccCCTGCAGAGAGCCGTGGGACGACAATAACTGCTGAATCACCATGACTGTACCACGAGTCTTAAAGGCACAGGCCACCCCCTGTAAAGTGATGGTCATACCAGTATgtggtgaaaaaaatatatacaatgaGATAATAAACTTACTTGGGGTTGACTTTGACCCCAGTCTTGTCTAGGCCAAGCTTGTCTGTGCATGCGTCTCGGCCCACCGCTATCAACACCTGCAGAACAAAGAAATGGCTTGTAGTTTAAAGGAAGTCCTCGAGTCATTCCTGCAAGGAAGTTGCTGGTATTTTATTTACACAAGAATGGCTGAACAGGATGCTTGAGACAAAACACAAGAggtaaaaactaaagaaaagaaaaaggtatTGCAACATATTCGCAACATATTACATGACATATTACATATGTCTTACTTGGAATATTTCCACTCTTGGATCATTTTCCACTGTCTGATATCAACACTGTGTCACAGCTTAACATCAGAACAACATGGTAGCTCTCTTGCTTTTTGAGACTGGCACTAAAACCTGATTGTTAGCTTTGGTTTTTAACATAAAAACGGCAAAGAACAAATTACATCAAAATCAGAAATTCACTGATCATGTAGAAAAAGCCTTCTCATCTTTCAGCCAGTCACATATCCCCTGCCTCTTGAGAAAGCAAGCTCCACCTGCTGCCACATTTAgtcagttagcatgttagctggaGCAACAATGTCAAAGTATTTCTGAATCAACCATCTACTGCTACtgtaaataaacacagagacacgGAAACTAATGACtccttttgttgtgtttggctTAACAAGGCTGTCTGTGCTATCTACCTGACTAGTTAGGCGGGGTTGTGAACGTTTATTATTACTCAATGTCACAGTAAAGAAACTGTTAAAGGCAGCAGCTAGCTTTTTTCTCAAGATGTTCCtcagagaaagacacacacaactcTGCAGATTAAAACTACAGGTAACTAACATTAACTCTTCACTTTGATACTGAGTGATAATTCAAGATCACAAACCAGCCTGGCTAGATAGTCAGCTAGGTTGGTAGCATTCGTAGGCTTCTAACGCTAAAAGCTAAAGAGGTTAACTTTATCTGTGCTTATTTACAACAACAGCCCAGATGTTGAGTCAAAATAACTTTACCATTATTGTTGCTCTACCTGACAGGagccagctggctaattttAGTAGCTTACTATTTTAAGAGGCACAACTTTTCCCCCCTCAAGAATGTTTCTCCTTATCCCGCCCTACTGTGCagtgattggctagtactcgttaCATTGACACGTCAAGGTCAGaggtggttagggttagggcaaAGAGGTCAGGGTGAGGTTAAGTAAGAGTCAAACGCAGCTCAGTAGGGCCTGACTATATAAAACTCTTGGGGATAAAAATAACGTGTTTAAAAGAGGGGGGGAGTGATGACAACCCCATGGtcataaaaaatgacatgaaataaaaagtgtcattatgaaattaaatgtgacatgaggtaaaacaaaaaaaatatgaaacaaaaactgacttttgaaaattgatattttgaatttaaatgttcacaatgaaataaaaaaatatgtccaATAAAATCCAGCTATTACaaaaatgagtgttttttatAATAAATCCTTCAATTATTTTACAATTTGTTGGtccatttatatattttacaaaattcatttgaataattaattatttaaaaatgtcttttttatttatttcatattgaACACCCAATTTACCCAAAAAACATCACGAATAACTTCCAAAGTATTctacaacagtaacatcaaTAACAGATAGGAACGGATAGATCAGTACATACAGTGTTGTACTCGCCCTCGATGATCTCATCGGTTTCAGTGGACTTGGCTGTCACCTTCAGCCTGCCTGGAGTGCCCGCTTCCAGCTCCTCTATCTGACACACAGATGCAGGAAGGTCAGAGGGGAGAGGGTCTTTATGTCAAATGCCAAGATGGGAGATAAACTTATGATGCAAGAGGGTTCGACAATAAATCTGATACTGTACAATTCAAGGTTCAAAGTCTGCTGACTGCCAGTTGCCTTTGCTACACACCGAGGCTTCCTTAATTAAGATTAAATTGTTAAATAAATCTTTCTTTAAattggaaaattaaaaaaatggacTTGATGCACAAGCTATAATCTTTTATGGGTTATACACGTTTCACCTGCAGCAGGCCATATTTACACAATCATGCGCcatgcttctgtgtgtgtgaatgaaagtGCTGAATCAATTAAAACACTATCCATCATTCTAGTTAATACTCACCTTAGTAGGGACATATTTGCGGAGGAACTTGACACCATGCTCCTCCATGTGCTCTCCGGCACGGTTGGCCATGTCCTGGTCAAAGCCCCTCAGCAGGATGGACCGGACCATGATGGTCACATCAAGACCCAGGCCGGCCAGGAAACCACCGCACTCCAGAGCCACGTACGATGCTCCGATCACCAGGGTCTTTCCCGGGCAGTAAGGCAACGAGAAGAGGTCATcactggtggaaaaaaaacaaaacacagacagacacagaggatATCAAACAGAGTGGGTGTAAAACATAAAGCTGCAGTGCTATACAGCTAACCATAACCTTTCAAATGTCTCAATGCATTTTCAAAGTACAAcacatgctgctgttgtctgaaAACTAAACTTGAACTCGTCTTAATTTTGTCCACACCTTCCTGCCATAGCACCTCCACAGTGACACccctctctccacacacaccaaCTCTGCCAACAATGAACATGCCTAACTATATGCAACACCATAGGACACCTTACAAAATACTGTCAATACAGAAGCATCCAGGATAAGGTTGTATCTTATGTCAAACAACCTCTGGTTTGAAGCTTTGTGGGCCTAGGTGAGCAGCCATTTGTAAGTTTCCAAAAACAACAGCATAATCACCAAACACACTTGAGGATAATCTTACAAAACAATTCCGACAGCTGGGAGATTAATGGGTGCCCTGAGGCAAAGCCACCTGCAGAGGATACAAGCGTCCAGATCATTAAagggtgtgtttgtgctttcagacatcacacactggggcAAGAGACACTTGTGCAGACACATGCTGCACCATCCTTCTGGTCTTAAAATGAGCTTTGGGTGGGGTTTTCCAGTAACACAGCCTGTCATTAGATAGGGCTGGTGGTGTTAGAGCCACCATGTGACTGGCATTGTGCTCTTACCTGGTGATACAGTACTCCTTGTCTCCGGGGATGCCCAGGTAGCGTGGCCTCTCGCCTGTGGCTAAGACAAACGTAGCCCCTGTGTATAATGTCTCCTTTCCTCGTTTGTTTGTTGCCTGTCAGAAAATACAAACAGAAGCTCTGAGATAGTGTTGGAGCAAGGAATACAGagcgataaaaaaaaaaaaattaaaaaagattaGAAAAGCAAGCAACAACAAGGGCAGCCAAAGATGAATGTTAAATGTTCAGCAAAGCCTGTTCCAGagaaagaaaactaaaaaataGGGTGCCACCACAGGCTGGACAACATTTCAAAGCAGACAGCTTATCAAGATTAGTGTAGAGTTTTGGGATAGCAACTTGGGCAGTAGGGAAAAATCTGCTTATAATAGTTATAGAAATTGCTGTTTGTCAAGTCTCATTAAACTAGAACCAAACCAGAAATCCCAGTAAAGCGTCTGCACTAGTACAGTCAAGGTTCCTTCATGTCACAAGTACTCATTTACCTTGATTTTGTGTGGTTCAAGGAACTCTGCATACGCATTGACGTAGTTGACATTCTTGTCTCTCAGTGCAACCCTGTAGCCCCAGTTCAGTGAGCCAATGTAGTCGTTCACCCCCGTCTTCATCGTCTCCCAGTTGTGCTTGACTgagtacagacagacagacgccCATCAGTAGAATCAATGGAATGCCAACAAGTAACTGTTGACTAAGCTTGCTTTTGATTTACCGCGCCAAACCGGTGTGATGTCCCCCCTTCGTGACCTCCTGGGTCGCTGCTCTGAGCCCTCACCTGTCTCATTGAACTCCCAGCCGAACTTGCGTGCGTCCTGCATGGCGGTGCCCAGCATGGCCGTCTGGTGCATCAGCTTCTTGGGAATACAGCCCACGTTCACACAAGTTCCACCGAGACCTGATCACCACAGAACAACACATTAACACGTGGAAATAGCCAGTTACAGACCATATTAGATTTGAATCTATTAAGCATCACTTGTAGCTAACGAGGTGTTGTGGAAGTGGAAGTATCTTACCCCAGGTTGTTCCCTTTGGTGTAGGCACAACATAGTCCAGTACCATGACCTTCTTCCCCAATATAGCAGCTTCCTGTTGCCAACAGAGCCAATGTTACTGCAACATTACTTAAATCTGTAATTTACTAATAAGTTTCTGCAGTCTGTACGCAAGCTTAGGTAacactgtgaatgtgtgtaattGTGTCACCTTTGAACAGGCCAGGCCTCCAGATCCTCCTCCGATGACAATCAGGTCATAGTCGTAAGATTCATTTTCTCCGCTCAGTAGCTGCTGCAGGCTGCCGTCTTTATGAGCCTGACAGAAACATTAACACAATTTTGCATCAATACAGCACCTGTAGGTCAATCCTGTAGTGACAACACGCACAACTCATTTCAAATATAGCTAGAATGACTAAAAACAATCAAATATTCATCAGAGCTTCCTCACAACAGCTGTTATTATTCACATGTGCCCCAGCACGAGCATTGCTATCTAAATACGAAGCCATTATTTGCTGTGGCAAGGCTTTTTCTTAGCCATGTCCTGTTAATGTGGGCCTCGATTTAGCTGATGTTCTATCCAGCCATTGTGACATCATATGCAACACTGCATTAGCCAGCAGACATTTCGAAATGAGTCAAGAATGTCTACAGAAAACTTGATGATACTATGCACCCTGTAACCTAACCAGACTTACGCTTTATTTCAATTACGCACATAAAACAGTACATGCCACAAATGCTAACTTGAATCAATGGCTCAATGcggcatgtaaacaaactgccACGTATACCAACAGCATATTAACAGCACATCTCATGTACCCTCTGCTCTGTCACTCTCCTGTAATTTAACAATACTGTCGTATTAACCAATATTAGCATCACTTTCCCATTGTTGTCTGCCCCACAACTACACTGCACTTGGCACACTTGCTTACCTAGCGGACCTGACAGAGTGAAGGTTTTATCTGGATATAGAAATATATGCGTCTGATTTTGTTTCATAGATATAGGGGTGGGCTATGGGACGCAATTAAGTCATGATGTTCAGACTTTTGCTGGGATGAATTTTAGTAACTGGACctatttgaattttatttcaaTACCCCTGACTATAAGGGTTCTTACAAGTTTAGTGTGTGAGAAGCTCCAGGTTATGGGTTGTTACGTGGAAAGAGCCGATAGCTTGTGGTGGGTGAATCCGAACTAAAGTTATTGTACCGTCCCTCTCTTGGTAGTAGTTACCACAGCATCTACACTACATGTTGCAGTTTGATTATCAGCTGATAGAAATTCACTGTCATACCTGCTGCCTGCACTCATTTAAGCAGGTTTGCCTGCCCATGCCACTACTTACTGTACCAAGCTGTGCAGAAAAATGGTGTGCAGCCGCTGTTTAtgtaaagacaaaataacaatttgctTCATCAGGCCCATCATCCCTCTGCAGCAGGGAACCTGAGAGGGCATTATCATGATCACAGTTAGCCATTTCCTTGTGTTTCTAGTATTTGCCAAGAAGGAACATGCACGCCATGGCTGACTGGCATGACTCCTTGGCACACCTAGATGTTTAGGTTAAACCCGTTTCATTCCTGTTTTATCTGCTGTGACAAAGATCTACTCAGTACTCTTCTGTGTTGAGTTGGGAGGGAAATAAATCCTACTGGGTTAAGCTTCAACTTGGTCCAAACAGGCTCGTTTTTACACAGTAAAAAGGCATCTGAATGAGCCACTCAATTGAGTAAAATTGCATAGCAATTATGTATTAAGAAGATATGCAAGATTTACAGCGATGTAGAACACAAGGATTTTGTGCATCAAAGAAGAAAATCTCTTTAAGACAGTCAGATAGATTCAAACATTTGCTCCTCACCTGCATTGTTTTGTCACAGCCGCCGACATGCGTCTTGTTGATGAAGACATTCGGAACACTTCTCTGTCCGGTCATCTCGAGCAGCATCTCCTGGTAGTTGGTTCCATCCTCTGGACAGAAGGGTTAATGTTGTTTAAGTGCAAGTTAATAGGGTGGTTGAATTCTAACAATTACTTCAATTCATCTTCTTTTCATTGGGTATCATTTGCACTTCTTCCCCATTAAGCATCCATTTAGATGCTCTGCCTAAAGCACCACCATACTGATTGATACGCAAATAATATGCAAATAAAAGGGGGAGTATGACATGGCATGAAATGTTTCTTCCACTGAGTTCATCATTTTGTGTATCAGCAAACCTCCAAATCTCTCTGTGCTTACACGATGGCCACTTACTACACgtacaatatatcaatatttccACTTATTAGACCTGGAAGTCAAATGGATCTTTGCTTGCTAAGAGGCTGGTTAAAATCCTGCACTCCCCTACCAGTGGAAATACTCATTTCTGCATCAGCAGAAATTTATAGCTTTGTCTTACAGAATCTGACTGTGGTTAAGTCAAATTTCCTCTTGCGGGCAAATTTTGCCACAGCAGTTATTCCCCAAAATTTTAGTACTGTCCATCTAGCTGAAATTTGTGGGCCTAAGTGCTTACACACTAAGTAATTTCCTTAAGTGGAGCTCTCttggtttatatatatatattctaatTGATCATTCTTTATGGTGATTAAGTTCGTAAAGCATCAGCATCCTTACTTCCTTCAGCATATAAGCAAGACTGTAACTGCAAGACAGAGCAGGTTAGAGTTTACAGAGATATGGCTCGGGGCCAAGGTATCTTCAGTGAGTGACTCAGCATGTTTTGTGCTGCTGCACAGGAAGACAACATCCACGCTATATAATGGGGGACACTTTGCAGCTGTGTGGATTCAAACTCAACCATGACAAAGCATTTTAAATTTAAGCAAGGTGATAACGCTTCCCTTTAACCCCTCCACCCTGCTGCTTAGCATCAATAAGCACAATATAAGGATAACATAAAATGGTTATAACATATAATGACATATACTGTGGTTGTAAGCAAATATGAGGACATGTTTAACTGTTTATTAGGGTACAATATCAACATAACTGCTTCTATAAACACGTATTTTATATTGTTACAGCTGTGTTTTACTATCATACATCATCTGTTTACACACCAGCCTACACTTATGAGTTATGATTGTTCACAAATAGAGTCAAACACTTATATTTGTTATCTACATTATGATCTGTTGTCAAACGTGTATTCAGTGCTCATTCACTGCTATATAAATGCTATAAATAGATGGGGTAAAGTTAGTGTTACTAATGTACCAGACTGTAACAAAATGAAACGTGACTTGCAGCATTATATTTACAATGCATACTAAAGAAATCATCTCCATCTTACCTATGAGATCCAGCTCCACCACATTACACTCGACTTTAAGCTCTTTGAACAAGTCTTTCacctacaaacaaacaaaatgatatATCAGTTTCCTCAGTCACATGGTACATCATTTTTCAAATACACAACACACCACTGAAACCCGAAACGCCCTTTCCTATTAGCAGATTCCCTTTAAATTGAATACTGAAACACTCCACACCTGTCATTACAATTATTAGTCGCCAAATATGCTATAGATTTGTTTTAATAAGATTATATAATCCTGTTAATTGTTAGCTACCACCCTCTGCCTTTAATCTATGTTGGCGGAAGACAGAATTTAGCTACAAGAAACCACATTAAAAAGTGTTAACTTTAAGGGAACAAGTGCTCATTAGTAAACCGGAAGTATGCCGAACTGACAATGAGCCGTACGCGCGAGGTCTAATTAGGTGTTAAATCAGCTATGAACTATAAATTATGCAACATGCGCTAACTTTACTAAGAAGTAACCACATTCAGATAAGAGGCTCTGGGGTGATATTATCTCCAGCAAACAGTGTGTAAACAGTAAGTATGCTAAAAATGTTTGACGccagttgttttgtgttgtttggctAATGTTAAAAACGGCATTAAGCCTCGAGCGAAGTGAGGTCGGTGGCTGCATTATCGTAACAAGGAAAAACCAGCAATTAGACCAAGCCCGTGTACTTCGCGGGAGAATATGGAAGTTTCCGGCCGGCGTAAGCAAGCTCTGCCCCCTCCATAAAATAAATACCTTACCTTGACACAATACGGACAGTAGCTTTTACTGAAAACCATCACTTGGTTTGTGTCAATAAGCTGCTGTATCCGAGATTTGAGTTCATTCTTCCCGGTGTCATTTTCGATGGGAGGCATTTTCAAGGTATTTCCGTCTGCCTGCGCAGGGCAAGCTTCGATAGACGGCCGACGAGAGAATGAGGAAAGACCCCAAATAAAACCGCACCAACTCTCTCTTAGTAAGCGTACGAATGTCTCTCGGCCTTTTCTCCAAGAGAAAATAGTAGAAAGCAGCTGAACCGCTGGTTTgacctgctctcctctccctctgccgTCTGCAGTCTGTCTACCAGCCGCGCCAAACGTCTTTTACCATTTCTTGTCCTACTACTTTGGGTGCGCTCGATCTAAGACACCTTGTTCACCGCATATCCCGTTGCATGTCATTGTCAACATAACAACTCCGCCCACGCGGTCAATGCCGTACTTCAAAACGTACCTACCTACACAGACGTCACAGGGTTGCCTATTTACATGCCGTAAAAGCACAAAAACTATTATACCACCGAATTATTCTCATTTTAATCAAAGTATTTAATCAGATACGTGTTTgcttataaaaataaagacttAATACTAGTTGGGACGACGGTATCAAAACAGGGGGCCTACAGGCGCCACTGGAAGACAGCTAATACTTAATTAAGAGGAAAAAGTCAAGTGAAGAAGAGCATGGCCTGTATTATAGATAACATCTGAACTGAATTAAGTCGATACTTGATAACGTGGTTGCACTGAGCAGGTCAGAGTTCTGTTCCTACATTACGTTACGAGTGTATATAATACTCGGTTATCTAGCGCCATCTGCCGGTGAAAATAAGGTACGACGACTAACAGGTGTACTGTGTATACCCATGTGGGTATATAAGTATATGCTTGCACTCAAAAGTTTTAGTTTAATACAgtacagtaataaaaaaaattaagtacacgtgacacaaaataaatgtgtcacatgacccttgtctgacATGAAGTTTACATCAGGTTAACATagct
This window encodes:
- the txnrd3 gene encoding thioredoxin reductase 3, whose translation is MPPIENDTGKNELKSRIQQLIDTNQVMVFSKSYCPYCVKVKDLFKELKVECNVVELDLIEDGTNYQEMLLEMTGQRSVPNVFINKTHVGGCDKTMQAHKDGSLQQLLSGENESYDYDLIVIGGGSGGLACSKEAAILGKKVMVLDYVVPTPKGTTWGLGGTCVNVGCIPKKLMHQTAMLGTAMQDARKFGWEFNETVKHNWETMKTGVNDYIGSLNWGYRVALRDKNVNYVNAYAEFLEPHKIKATNKRGKETLYTGATFVLATGERPRYLGIPGDKEYCITSDDLFSLPYCPGKTLVIGASYVALECGGFLAGLGLDVTIMVRSILLRGFDQDMANRAGEHMEEHGVKFLRKYVPTKIEELEAGTPGRLKVTAKSTETDEIIEGEYNTVLIAVGRDACTDKLGLDKTGVKVNPKNGKIPVNDEEQTSVPHIYAVGDILEGKWELTPVAIQAGKLLARRLYGGSTVKCDYINVPTTVFTPLEYGSCGLSEEKATELYGDENLEVFHSLFWPLEFTVPGRDNNRCYAKIICNKLDNDRVIGFHYLGPNAGEVTQGFGAAMKCGVTKEQLDGTIGIHPTCAEVFTTLEVTKSSGGDISQSGC